One Aethina tumida isolate Nest 87 chromosome 5, icAetTumi1.1, whole genome shotgun sequence genomic window carries:
- the LOC109600941 gene encoding copper homeostasis protein cutC homolog — protein sequence MAKVLEVCVDSIESAVAAIRGGADRLELCSSLTEGGLTPTPGLLIQIQHVNHVKIPIYCMLRCRPGNFIYKPEEIEIMKDDARILRKQGADGFVFGALTSNGEVDMKNCREIIKASYPLPVTFHRAFDFCKRPTIEIEVIIDLGFTRLLTSGKQKTAQMGVKLIKLLKDQVGNRLIIMAGAGITKDNVEFIIELTECKEIHGSFKKLKEKEDDSNEDTSVILGEKSDQLYVTDENAVIEVNNIFKTI from the coding sequence ATGGCAAAGGTTTTGGAAGTTTGTGTTGATAGCATAGAGAGTGCAGTTGCCGCCATTCGCGGCGGCGCCGACCGCTTGGAGTTGTGCTCCTCGCTAACAGAGGGCGGGCTCACGCCTACTCCCGGTTTGTTGATACAAATTCAGCATGTGAACCACGTAAAGATTCCGATTTACTGTATGCTACGATGTCGACCTgggaattttatttacaaacctGAAGAGATTGAAATCATGAAGGATGACGCCCGAATCCTTCGCAAACAGGGGGCTGACGGTTTTGTGTTTGGGGCTTTGACAAGTAATGGCGAGGTTGACATGAAAAACTGTCGTGAGATAATCAAGGCGTCTTATCCTTTGCCTGTCACATTTCACAGAGCTTTTGATTTTTGTAAGCGGCCTACAATTGAGATTGAAGTCATTATTGACTTGGGATTTACCAGACTTTTGACTAGTGGGAAACAGAAGACTGCTCAAATGGgagtcaaattaattaaattattaaaggatCAAGTAGGAAATCGTCTTATTATAATGGCAGGTGCTGGTATTACTAAGGATAATGTAGAGTTCATTATTGAACTCACAGAGTGCAAAGAAATTCACGGctcatttaaaaaacttaaggAAAAGGAGGATGATTCAAATGAAGACACGTCAGTTATCCTGGGTGAGAAGAGCGACCAGTTATATGTCACAGACGAGAATGCCGTTATTGaagtaaataacatttttaaaactatctaA